The Monodelphis domestica isolate mMonDom1 chromosome 7, mMonDom1.pri, whole genome shotgun sequence genome window below encodes:
- the PIGQ gene encoding phosphatidylinositol N-acetylglucosaminyltransferase subunit Q isoform X3, which translates to MVLKVFFPSCCSSADSGLLIGRWIPEQNSAVILAVVHFPFIPFQVKQYLSEVQKVSQVDIVVLGTWCNNKQEKEENLGKFLDDLGTIFSHEPWLQISKEKGSKFWSCHTLSRQADTPTEDQVILVYYDQRKVMLSRLHPPEISLDNQPGVITAPDASKLAAVFDTVAKSEVLFMTDRYDDGPIKLTHWQSEGVEASIIVELAKQASVPVCMLLTGLLSLVSGLCKSRIFKFWPVSFIWSKLSTCEQVRYRLEHLRFVFSNQKAENQNQLMRKANIFVSLLVDVALGILLLSWLYRKNRIGQLADALIPVADHVARELQDLLQWLMGVPAGLKMNRALDQVLGRFFLYHIHLWISYIHLLSPFIEMILWYVGLSACLGLTVVLSILSDIFALLTFHIYCFYVYGARLYCLKIYGLSSLWRLFRGKKWNVLRQRVDSCSYDLDQLFIGTLLFTILLFLLPTTALYYLVFTLLRLLVVIVQGLIHLLVDLIDSLPLYSIGLRFCRSYRLAAGVKFRVLEQEEGRPLRLLMQINPLSYGSVVQTYRLPTYSCYPKDTWGSLCKKLFFGELIYPWKQKGDKQD; encoded by the exons ATGGTACTCAAAGTCTTCTtcccttcttgctgttcctcagcAGACAGTGGCCTTTTGATCGGCCGGTGGATCCCAGAGCAGAACTCTGCAGTCATCCTAGCTGTTGTCCACTTCCCTTTCATCCCTTTCCAAGTAAAGCAGTACCTCTCTGAAGTGCAGAAGGTGAGCCAGGTAGACATTGTCGTGCTGGGCACTTGGTGTAACAACAagcaggagaaagaggagaacctGGGCAAATTCTTGGATGACCTGGGCACCATTTTTTCTCATGAGCCTTGGCTCCAGATTAGCAAAGAGAAAGGAAGCAAGTTCTGGAGCTGCCATACCCTTTCCAGACAAGCTGACACCCCCACAGAGGATCAGGTCATTCTGGTCTATTATGACCAGCGCAAAGTCATGCTGTCCCGACTACATCCTCCTGAAATATCTCTGGATAACCAGCCAGGGGTCATCACTGCTCCTGATGCTTCCAAGCTTGCAGCTGTATTTGACACAGTGGCCAAGAGTGAGGTGCTCTTCATGACAGATAGATATGATGATGGGCCCATCAAACTGACCCACTGGCAGTCAGAGGGTGTGGAGGCCAGCATCATTGTGGAACTGGCAAAGCAGGCATCTGTGCCTGTGTGCATGCTCCTGACAGGCTTGCTTTCCCTTGTCTCTGGACTTTGCAAGAGCAG AATATTTAAGTTTTGGCCTGTGTCCTTCATATGGAGCAAACTCTCAACTTGTGAGCAGGTTAGATATCGACTAGAGCATCTCAGATTTGTCTTTAGCAACCAAAAAGCTGAGAACCAGAACCAGCTGATGAG GAAAGCcaacatctttgtttcactccttgTGGATGTAGCTCTGGGGATCTTACTGCTGTCCTGGTTATATAGGAAGAATCGCATCGGTCAGCTGGCTGACGCTCTCATCCCTGTTGCAGAT CATGTGGCTCGGGAGCTCCAGGACCTGTTGCAGTGGTTGATGGGAGTTCCCGCTGGTCTAAAAATGAACCGGGCTTTGGACCAGGTGTTGGGCCGCTTCTTCCTCTACCACATTCACCTCTGGATTA GTTATATCCACTTGTTGTCCCCATTCATTGAAATGATCCTGTGGTACGTGGGTCTTTCAGCCTGCCTGGGCCTGACAGTGGTGTTGTCCATACTTTCAGACATCTTCGCACTCCTCACTTTCCACATTTATTGCTTTTATGTTTATGGAGCCAG ATTGTATTGTCTGAAGATCTATGGCTTGTCTTCTCTCTGGCGCCTCTTTCGAGGAAAGAAGTGGAATGTCCTGAGACAGCGGGTGGATTCCTGTTCCTATGATTTGGATCAG CTCTTTATTGGAACTTTGCTTTTTACCATTCTATTATTCCTTCTGCCTACCACAGCCCTCTACTATTTAGTCTTTACTCTG CTCCGTCTGTTGGTGGTGATTGTGCAAGGACTGATCCATTTGCTGGTGGACCTTATAGATTCCCTCCCCCTCTATTCCATTGGCCTTCGGTTCTGCAGGTCCTACAGGCTTGCAG CTGGTGTAAAGTTTAGAGTCCTGGAGCAGGAAGAGGGCAGACCCCTTCGACTGTTGATGCAG ATCAATCCTTTGTCATATGGCAGTGTGGTCCAAACCTACCGTCTCCCTACCTACAGCTGTTACCCCAAGGATACCTGGGGCTCCCTGTGTAAGAAGCTATTCTTTGGGGAGCTCATCTACCCCTGGAAGCAGAAAGGAGACAAGCAGGACTGA
- the PIGQ gene encoding phosphatidylinositol N-acetylglucosaminyltransferase subunit Q isoform X2 translates to MWRPDSADLIPTMVLKVFFPSCCSSADSGLLIGRWIPEQNSAVILAVVHFPFIPFQVKQYLSEVQKVSQVDIVVLGTWCNNKQEKEENLGKFLDDLGTIFSHEPWLQISKEKGSKFWSCHTLSRQADTPTEDQVILVYYDQRKVMLSRLHPPEISLDNQPGVITAPDASKLAAVFDTVAKSEVLFMTDRYDDGPIKLTHWQSEGVEASIIVELAKQASVPVCMLLTGLLSLVSGLCKSRIFKFWPVSFIWSKLSTCEQVRYRLEHLRFVFSNQKAENQNQLMRKANIFVSLLVDVALGILLLSWLYRKNRIGQLADALIPVADHVARELQDLLQWLMGVPAGLKMNRALDQVLGRFFLYHIHLWISYIHLLSPFIEMILWYVGLSACLGLTVVLSILSDIFALLTFHIYCFYVYGARLYCLKIYGLSSLWRLFRGKKWNVLRQRVDSCSYDLDQLFIGTLLFTILLFLLPTTALYYLVFTLLRLLVVIVQGLIHLLVDLIDSLPLYSIGLRFCRSYRLAAGVKFRVLEQEEGRPLRLLMQINPLSYGSVVQTYRLPTYSCYPKDTWGSLCKKLFFGELIYPWKQKGDKQD, encoded by the exons gatTCCCACCATGGTACTCAAAGTCTTCTtcccttcttgctgttcctcagcAGACAGTGGCCTTTTGATCGGCCGGTGGATCCCAGAGCAGAACTCTGCAGTCATCCTAGCTGTTGTCCACTTCCCTTTCATCCCTTTCCAAGTAAAGCAGTACCTCTCTGAAGTGCAGAAGGTGAGCCAGGTAGACATTGTCGTGCTGGGCACTTGGTGTAACAACAagcaggagaaagaggagaacctGGGCAAATTCTTGGATGACCTGGGCACCATTTTTTCTCATGAGCCTTGGCTCCAGATTAGCAAAGAGAAAGGAAGCAAGTTCTGGAGCTGCCATACCCTTTCCAGACAAGCTGACACCCCCACAGAGGATCAGGTCATTCTGGTCTATTATGACCAGCGCAAAGTCATGCTGTCCCGACTACATCCTCCTGAAATATCTCTGGATAACCAGCCAGGGGTCATCACTGCTCCTGATGCTTCCAAGCTTGCAGCTGTATTTGACACAGTGGCCAAGAGTGAGGTGCTCTTCATGACAGATAGATATGATGATGGGCCCATCAAACTGACCCACTGGCAGTCAGAGGGTGTGGAGGCCAGCATCATTGTGGAACTGGCAAAGCAGGCATCTGTGCCTGTGTGCATGCTCCTGACAGGCTTGCTTTCCCTTGTCTCTGGACTTTGCAAGAGCAG AATATTTAAGTTTTGGCCTGTGTCCTTCATATGGAGCAAACTCTCAACTTGTGAGCAGGTTAGATATCGACTAGAGCATCTCAGATTTGTCTTTAGCAACCAAAAAGCTGAGAACCAGAACCAGCTGATGAG GAAAGCcaacatctttgtttcactccttgTGGATGTAGCTCTGGGGATCTTACTGCTGTCCTGGTTATATAGGAAGAATCGCATCGGTCAGCTGGCTGACGCTCTCATCCCTGTTGCAGAT CATGTGGCTCGGGAGCTCCAGGACCTGTTGCAGTGGTTGATGGGAGTTCCCGCTGGTCTAAAAATGAACCGGGCTTTGGACCAGGTGTTGGGCCGCTTCTTCCTCTACCACATTCACCTCTGGATTA GTTATATCCACTTGTTGTCCCCATTCATTGAAATGATCCTGTGGTACGTGGGTCTTTCAGCCTGCCTGGGCCTGACAGTGGTGTTGTCCATACTTTCAGACATCTTCGCACTCCTCACTTTCCACATTTATTGCTTTTATGTTTATGGAGCCAG ATTGTATTGTCTGAAGATCTATGGCTTGTCTTCTCTCTGGCGCCTCTTTCGAGGAAAGAAGTGGAATGTCCTGAGACAGCGGGTGGATTCCTGTTCCTATGATTTGGATCAG CTCTTTATTGGAACTTTGCTTTTTACCATTCTATTATTCCTTCTGCCTACCACAGCCCTCTACTATTTAGTCTTTACTCTG CTCCGTCTGTTGGTGGTGATTGTGCAAGGACTGATCCATTTGCTGGTGGACCTTATAGATTCCCTCCCCCTCTATTCCATTGGCCTTCGGTTCTGCAGGTCCTACAGGCTTGCAG CTGGTGTAAAGTTTAGAGTCCTGGAGCAGGAAGAGGGCAGACCCCTTCGACTGTTGATGCAG ATCAATCCTTTGTCATATGGCAGTGTGGTCCAAACCTACCGTCTCCCTACCTACAGCTGTTACCCCAAGGATACCTGGGGCTCCCTGTGTAAGAAGCTATTCTTTGGGGAGCTCATCTACCCCTGGAAGCAGAAAGGAGACAAGCAGGACTGA
- the PIGQ gene encoding phosphatidylinositol N-acetylglucosaminyltransferase subunit Q isoform X1, with the protein MGLLSGGAAEAGQGQAIPAGLLGPPRSRRLQPQGSAPRSWIPTMVLKVFFPSCCSSADSGLLIGRWIPEQNSAVILAVVHFPFIPFQVKQYLSEVQKVSQVDIVVLGTWCNNKQEKEENLGKFLDDLGTIFSHEPWLQISKEKGSKFWSCHTLSRQADTPTEDQVILVYYDQRKVMLSRLHPPEISLDNQPGVITAPDASKLAAVFDTVAKSEVLFMTDRYDDGPIKLTHWQSEGVEASIIVELAKQASVPVCMLLTGLLSLVSGLCKSRIFKFWPVSFIWSKLSTCEQVRYRLEHLRFVFSNQKAENQNQLMRKANIFVSLLVDVALGILLLSWLYRKNRIGQLADALIPVADHVARELQDLLQWLMGVPAGLKMNRALDQVLGRFFLYHIHLWISYIHLLSPFIEMILWYVGLSACLGLTVVLSILSDIFALLTFHIYCFYVYGARLYCLKIYGLSSLWRLFRGKKWNVLRQRVDSCSYDLDQLFIGTLLFTILLFLLPTTALYYLVFTLLRLLVVIVQGLIHLLVDLIDSLPLYSIGLRFCRSYRLAAGVKFRVLEQEEGRPLRLLMQINPLSYGSVVQTYRLPTYSCYPKDTWGSLCKKLFFGELIYPWKQKGDKQD; encoded by the exons gatTCCCACCATGGTACTCAAAGTCTTCTtcccttcttgctgttcctcagcAGACAGTGGCCTTTTGATCGGCCGGTGGATCCCAGAGCAGAACTCTGCAGTCATCCTAGCTGTTGTCCACTTCCCTTTCATCCCTTTCCAAGTAAAGCAGTACCTCTCTGAAGTGCAGAAGGTGAGCCAGGTAGACATTGTCGTGCTGGGCACTTGGTGTAACAACAagcaggagaaagaggagaacctGGGCAAATTCTTGGATGACCTGGGCACCATTTTTTCTCATGAGCCTTGGCTCCAGATTAGCAAAGAGAAAGGAAGCAAGTTCTGGAGCTGCCATACCCTTTCCAGACAAGCTGACACCCCCACAGAGGATCAGGTCATTCTGGTCTATTATGACCAGCGCAAAGTCATGCTGTCCCGACTACATCCTCCTGAAATATCTCTGGATAACCAGCCAGGGGTCATCACTGCTCCTGATGCTTCCAAGCTTGCAGCTGTATTTGACACAGTGGCCAAGAGTGAGGTGCTCTTCATGACAGATAGATATGATGATGGGCCCATCAAACTGACCCACTGGCAGTCAGAGGGTGTGGAGGCCAGCATCATTGTGGAACTGGCAAAGCAGGCATCTGTGCCTGTGTGCATGCTCCTGACAGGCTTGCTTTCCCTTGTCTCTGGACTTTGCAAGAGCAG AATATTTAAGTTTTGGCCTGTGTCCTTCATATGGAGCAAACTCTCAACTTGTGAGCAGGTTAGATATCGACTAGAGCATCTCAGATTTGTCTTTAGCAACCAAAAAGCTGAGAACCAGAACCAGCTGATGAG GAAAGCcaacatctttgtttcactccttgTGGATGTAGCTCTGGGGATCTTACTGCTGTCCTGGTTATATAGGAAGAATCGCATCGGTCAGCTGGCTGACGCTCTCATCCCTGTTGCAGAT CATGTGGCTCGGGAGCTCCAGGACCTGTTGCAGTGGTTGATGGGAGTTCCCGCTGGTCTAAAAATGAACCGGGCTTTGGACCAGGTGTTGGGCCGCTTCTTCCTCTACCACATTCACCTCTGGATTA GTTATATCCACTTGTTGTCCCCATTCATTGAAATGATCCTGTGGTACGTGGGTCTTTCAGCCTGCCTGGGCCTGACAGTGGTGTTGTCCATACTTTCAGACATCTTCGCACTCCTCACTTTCCACATTTATTGCTTTTATGTTTATGGAGCCAG ATTGTATTGTCTGAAGATCTATGGCTTGTCTTCTCTCTGGCGCCTCTTTCGAGGAAAGAAGTGGAATGTCCTGAGACAGCGGGTGGATTCCTGTTCCTATGATTTGGATCAG CTCTTTATTGGAACTTTGCTTTTTACCATTCTATTATTCCTTCTGCCTACCACAGCCCTCTACTATTTAGTCTTTACTCTG CTCCGTCTGTTGGTGGTGATTGTGCAAGGACTGATCCATTTGCTGGTGGACCTTATAGATTCCCTCCCCCTCTATTCCATTGGCCTTCGGTTCTGCAGGTCCTACAGGCTTGCAG CTGGTGTAAAGTTTAGAGTCCTGGAGCAGGAAGAGGGCAGACCCCTTCGACTGTTGATGCAG ATCAATCCTTTGTCATATGGCAGTGTGGTCCAAACCTACCGTCTCCCTACCTACAGCTGTTACCCCAAGGATACCTGGGGCTCCCTGTGTAAGAAGCTATTCTTTGGGGAGCTCATCTACCCCTGGAAGCAGAAAGGAGACAAGCAGGACTGA